CTGCTCTTCACCGCTGACGAGCGTCCCTGGCTGCCGCAAGGTCAGGTTATGACCGTGCTGCACATGGGCGTGCAGCTGCTGGTTGTGGCGCTCGGGCACCCGGTGACCGAGATCACGCCTCGGATGGAGATCTGGGCGTATCTTGCGGCCGGCATCTGCGGCCTCGCGACCGCCCTGGCCGCCGCCTGGGCGCTCCGCCCGATTCGCTCGCTGGCAGGCCGCCTGCTGATCCTCGTACCGCTGCTCTGCGCGATCTTCGATGGCTCCTTTGCGTTTGGGTACTCGGTGATCCTCCCGGACTACTACCCGTGGATCTACGCCCTCGCGCTGGTCGTGCTCGGCCTGACCCTTCGACTCGCCCGCCGCCCCGAGCCAGGCGGGCTGGGCTGGGCCATCCTGGTCGGGGTGCTGGCCGGGGCAGCACTCGGACTCAAAGTCACGCTGGCGATCTTCATCGGACCGCCGCTGCTCTTGCTGCTCGCGCGGGCACGGGGCTGGCCTGAGCGCATCATGGCGGTTACCGTGGTCGCATTCCTCGCACCGGTGCTCATGGTGGCATGGATCTGGGCAGGAAATGCCGGTGACGCCGCGTCCATACCGCGCTTCTTCGAGATGCTGCGCGGCTTTGCCGGCGCCAATGAGAGCGGAGAGCGTACGACGTTTCTGGCCTGGTACCTGGGACGCTTGGGTGGGCCGCAGGCCGTCTGGACGTCACAGTGGCTCGCGGTTGCGCCGGTCGTGCTGGCGGTCTCCGCGCTGCTCCTGCGGCCTCGGTCAATCGCGCTCGTCTGCTTGCCCGGTTGCGCGGCGTCGTTGTTGTTTCTCTGGCGACGCGACGGGCCGACGTCCTTTATCGAGGTGTTCAGCTACGCCTGGACGGTACTGGCGCTCTGGGCCGTGTGTGTTGGCGCGCCGGCCTGCCGCAACCGCTGGCTCGCGCTGCGGCTACCAGACCCTCGAAGGCTGGCAGGCGCGCACGGCCCTGCGCTTGCATCCGCCATCGTCGGCGGGGGAGCGCTGGCGATGGTCGTCCTCTGGGTGTTCACCGGGATGCAGGTCACGCTCGAATCCTTCCGGCGCTCGACGGCGGTGCAGCAGGCACTGGACGATTTCGAGCGGGCGCATCCTGGCCGCACGGCGATTCTCACCGTCTCGAATTCGCAGCGTCCGCTGACCCGAGACAGCGCCATCTTCAAGGGCGGCACCGATATCGGGGTGTCGAGCGTGTGGGGCGCCAGTCTGTTCGTGGCGTCGCTCGTGCCGGACCGCGCGTACTTTCTGGGTGGGACGCCGATTCAGCTACCCGTCGATCTCGATCCATTCGAGAAGGTGCTGTACACACTGCTTGCGCCGCCCGATCAGCCAACGGGCGGCGAACCGTTGCTGACGCAGACGTTCGGCGTGTCGCTGGCCGGTTTCGACTGTCCGCTGCGGCTTCCAGTTGCAGATGTCGTCCAGGTCGCCTGCTATCGCGTGTCTGACGAGCCGCTCGACGTGCCGCCTGCCCAGATCGCGTTCGCCACCTCGGCGGCCGGTCTGCGTGCGAGGCAGCCGGCCAACTGGCGCAACGAGCCACGCCGACCGCTGCAGGCCGGCGAGGTCGCCTTCGCCGCCGACAGCCATGAGCTCTGGCGTATGGACCCAGACGGGCGGCTCGTGCGCTTGCGCGCAGAGGATGGGCGCTCGGTTCGGGTGTCGGCGGCCGGGCGCAGCGAGGCTGGCGTGATCCTGACCCGCCGGGATGGTCGCTGGGTGCTGGACCAGCAACCACGAGCGATGAACCGCAACCCGTCGCTGCGTCTCCAGGACGACAGCTCGATTCGCGGCTGGGATGTCCTCGCACGGCCGGAGACGGTCGTCGAGCGCGGCGCCGGACCGGACGACGGCCGTGGCGTGACAAGCTGGCTGCAACTGTCGGGTCGTGCGGCTGACCGGCGACTGGGCGTGCGGGCCGGCTTCGATCGCGACGACCTTGACGACGGCGGCACGGCAACGGTCGTGGCGATGGTTCGGGCGACGGGGCTGGGCAGAATCGAACTGCGCGTCGGCGGGGCCGCATCCGGGAATTCGGTCGCCGTTACCACGTCGTCTGGCGACGACGTTGCCGCGATCCCGGCCACCGGGCAGTGGGCGCGGCTGGTTGTCCACCTCGAAGGCGACCAGTACGACGGTGAGCGCGTGGCAACGCTGGTCGAGCTGGTCGGCGGCCGCCCGGGCGACCGGCTCGACATCGGATCCGTTGAGGTGTACGCGGGCCGCTATCCGTAACGTTGAACTGGTTGGCAGCGCCGAGACGGCGCGGCCGGCGGCCGCGGCCGTCGTCAGTCAGGCGTCGCGCGCGGTCGAGACGCAGACGAGGTTCGTCCGCAGCAGGGGCAGTCCGGCCTGCACCATCGTGGTGTCACGACTGTTCGGGAACAGGCTGAGGAAGGTCTTCTCGTCAAGCGGGTTCAACTGTTCGACGCTCGCAAGCTCGTTCTGCCCGATGGCCTTGAGGACCGCGTAGAACTGCTCGCCGGGCAGCCAGTGTGCCAGCGGCACGAACGTGTGCACCTCGACGGGGAAATCCTTGTTCGGGGTGGTGAACATCACTTTCCTGGCGACGCGGCAGACTTCGCGCACGAGCGCCACCTGCTGCTCGTAGACGCCGGCGTGCTCGACCACGGCGTTGCAGATGCCGATATCAAAGTGGTTGTCCGGCACCGGGATCGAGCGCAGGTCCGCTTCGAGGAAGGTCAGGCCGGGGAACTGCTCTGGAAACCAGCTGGCATCTTCGGCGGCCTGCCCGA
This genomic stretch from Chloroflexota bacterium harbors:
- a CDS encoding class I SAM-dependent methyltransferase, yielding MPIKYSARLGALDTWKNDLAMSVRRRVFRQFWRIMQPTPNLRVADFGVSGHRDHPAHYFFESLYPWKDRLTAIGQAAEDASWFPEQFPGLTFLEADLRSIPVPDNHFDIGICNAVVEHAGVYEQQVALVREVCRVARKVMFTTPNKDFPVEVHTFVPLAHWLPGEQFYAVLKAIGQNELASVEQLNPLDEKTFLSLFPNSRDTTMVQAGLPLLRTNLVCVSTARDA